Below is a genomic region from Macaca thibetana thibetana isolate TM-01 chromosome 1, ASM2454274v1, whole genome shotgun sequence.
GAGCTGGCCTCGATGGCCAAGGACGTGGACAGAGACAGTGAGCTTGTGGCTGGAGTGGGGTGGGTAGCCTTGGGGAGCGGCCCTGGGTCAGGTCTCGGTGCCTATGGGGGAAGAGGCAGAGCCCATGGGGAGTGCTGTGCCCCCTGTTCCTTGCGCCCCAGCTGTGCTCCTTGCAGACAAAGGGTTCTTCAACTGCGATGGTTTCCTGGCATTAATGGGAGTTTACCATGAGAAGGCCCAGAACCAGGAGAGCGAGCTGAGGGCGGCATTCCGCATCTTCGACAAAGAGGGCAAAGGCTACATTGATTGGAACACACTCAAGTAGGGCCCGGGCGGGGGGCAGGCGGTGGGCGGGCACGGGCAGGGCCGATGGAGTGGCTCAGCGCCAGGCCCCACAGGTACGTGCTCATGAATGCAGGGGAGCCCCTCAACGAGGTGGAGGCGGAGCAGATGATGAAGGAGGCTGACAAGGACGGGGACGGGACCATCGACTATGAGGGTGAGTGGGCTGGAGCCCTGGGAGCCAGTGGATGGGCCAGGGCAAGTTGCTGACCTGCCCCTCTGTCCCCAGAGTTTGTGGCCATGATGACCGGGGAGTCCTTCAAGCTGATCCAGTAGGGCGCAGCTGCTACAGTCATGGGAGGCCTGCCCGGGAAGGCCACTGCCACTGCCCCCTGCCACCCACTCCCCCAGCTCTGTGCAAAATAAATGTTCTAGCCTGACTTGCGTGTGCCTCACTGTCCCAGCCAGGGTTGGGGGGCAACGGGCAAAGGCATGGGGCTGGAGAAGGAAAAGAGTTTTCCTGGCCCAGCCACAGAAACACAACCCCAGTCATTTCTGCCAGGATACCTGACACCACCCATTGCCCAGCTCAGGGCTAGGAATGCCAGCCTGAAGCCTG
It encodes:
- the CALML6 gene encoding calmodulin-like protein 6, which produces MTERLSAEQIKEYKGVFEMFDEEGNGEVKTGELERLMSLLGINPTKSELASMAKDVDRDNKGFFNCDGFLALMGVYHEKAQNQESELRAAFRIFDKEGKGYIDWNTLKYVLMNAGEPLNEVEAEQMMKEADKDGDGTIDYEEFVAMMTGESFKLIQ